A portion of the Longimicrobiales bacterium genome contains these proteins:
- a CDS encoding DPP IV N-terminal domain-containing protein, with protein MLRNLRAPALLIRTGLAILFAALFMIPSNSAEAQHRGDQEGAANFDLAARWAPYQIRDMVHSTTVEPNWIEGSEGFWYEWESSDGTSYYIVDPQRGTRTQLFDNDRIAAELTRITLDPWDGQHLPIRNIRFIDAGTLQFDVESSQDEETTDDTDGDDSDQDQNQEDGDDDEEDVSKKVHHFEYTVSSQSLRELEAYEAPNDHPTWASVSPDGQTVVFAKLHNLWMMSGTDYARILDARRGEDGDEADEAEEEIEVTETQLTTDGEEYYSYAANASGRGETNVSREEDMEDRKRTNLSWSKDSRRFSLLRSDQREVDDLWVVHVTGNVRPELETYKYDMPGEDNVTQNEIVIYDLQNMSSVTVDDEPWKDQLLSISNDPQFTYSDSNEPRRSLWLSDTSDELFYVRMSRDRYRADIMVADATTGVARPVVEDRLNTYMETRAPIRLPNGELLWWSERDGWAHVYRYAADGTLMNRLTEGPWHVDGIVGVDEESGHIFLTGQGRETGEDPYYQHLYRVNLDGSGLTLLNSGDFEHRFSMNESRRYFVNSYSRVNTVPTSSLHDASGAKILDLEVADFTALEEAGYGFPEPFVAEAADGFTDIYGVMYKPYDFDPERTYPIVAYVYPGPQTESVSKFWSTNPYEQGLAQFGMIVVTLGNRGGNPDRSKWYHNYGYGDLRDYGLDDKKAILEQLADRHDFIDLDRVGIYGHSGGGFMSTAAMLVYPEFFKVAVSSSGNHNNDVYNRNWSETHHGVKEIIDGEGEVTFEFDIEKNSDLAANLKGNLLLTTGDIDNNVHHAGTFRMAEALIRANKRFDFFVFPGQRHGYGDMGDYWFWLRAEYFVEHLLGADADEADIVPLQLERPRTR; from the coding sequence ATGTTACGGAACCTTCGCGCCCCGGCTCTGTTGATTCGGACAGGTCTGGCAATCCTGTTCGCCGCCCTGTTCATGATACCGAGCAACTCGGCAGAAGCTCAGCACCGAGGGGACCAGGAAGGTGCAGCGAACTTCGACCTGGCCGCCCGCTGGGCCCCCTATCAGATCCGGGACATGGTCCACAGTACCACTGTGGAGCCCAACTGGATCGAGGGTTCCGAGGGGTTCTGGTACGAATGGGAGAGTTCTGATGGAACGAGCTACTACATCGTCGATCCTCAGCGCGGCACCCGGACGCAGCTCTTCGACAACGATCGAATCGCAGCGGAACTGACACGGATCACGCTCGATCCGTGGGACGGCCAGCACCTGCCGATCCGCAATATCCGCTTCATCGACGCCGGCACGTTGCAGTTCGATGTCGAATCCTCTCAAGACGAAGAGACGACCGACGATACTGACGGTGACGACAGCGATCAGGATCAAAATCAGGAGGATGGCGACGACGACGAGGAAGACGTCAGCAAGAAAGTTCATCACTTCGAATACACGGTGTCTTCGCAGTCCCTCCGAGAGCTCGAGGCCTACGAAGCGCCGAATGATCATCCGACCTGGGCCAGCGTTTCTCCGGACGGCCAGACCGTGGTCTTCGCCAAGCTCCACAACCTGTGGATGATGAGCGGGACGGACTACGCCCGAATTCTCGACGCCCGGCGTGGGGAGGACGGCGACGAGGCTGATGAAGCGGAAGAAGAGATCGAGGTAACCGAAACCCAGCTCACCACGGATGGCGAGGAGTACTACAGCTACGCGGCGAACGCGAGTGGGCGCGGCGAGACCAACGTTTCGCGTGAAGAGGACATGGAGGATCGGAAGCGCACGAACCTATCCTGGTCCAAGGACTCACGTCGATTCTCACTGTTGCGCTCGGATCAGCGGGAAGTCGACGACCTGTGGGTCGTTCACGTGACGGGGAATGTCCGTCCGGAACTCGAGACCTACAAATACGACATGCCGGGCGAGGACAACGTCACCCAGAACGAAATCGTGATCTACGATCTTCAGAACATGAGTTCGGTGACAGTCGACGATGAACCGTGGAAGGATCAGCTCCTATCGATCTCGAACGACCCGCAGTTCACGTACTCGGACTCCAACGAGCCCCGCCGGTCACTCTGGCTCTCGGACACGTCCGACGAACTCTTCTATGTACGGATGTCGAGGGACCGCTACCGAGCGGACATCATGGTCGCCGACGCGACCACTGGCGTTGCCCGCCCGGTCGTCGAGGACCGATTGAACACCTATATGGAGACTCGCGCTCCAATCCGGCTCCCGAATGGAGAGTTGCTGTGGTGGTCGGAGCGGGACGGCTGGGCGCACGTCTACCGGTACGCCGCGGACGGGACGCTCATGAACCGCCTCACGGAAGGTCCATGGCACGTTGACGGTATTGTCGGCGTCGACGAAGAGAGTGGCCACATCTTCCTGACCGGTCAGGGCCGCGAAACCGGTGAGGATCCCTACTACCAGCACCTCTACCGCGTGAATCTGGACGGCTCCGGACTCACTCTGCTCAACTCGGGAGACTTTGAGCATCGCTTCAGCATGAACGAGTCTCGCCGGTACTTCGTGAACAGCTATTCCCGTGTGAATACGGTGCCCACCTCGTCACTGCATGATGCGAGTGGCGCCAAGATCCTCGACTTGGAAGTCGCCGACTTCACAGCACTCGAGGAGGCGGGGTACGGCTTCCCCGAGCCGTTCGTCGCAGAAGCCGCGGACGGCTTCACTGACATCTACGGTGTGATGTACAAGCCCTACGACTTCGATCCGGAGAGGACGTATCCGATCGTGGCCTACGTCTACCCCGGCCCGCAGACGGAGTCCGTTTCCAAGTTCTGGTCCACGAATCCCTACGAGCAGGGCCTGGCCCAGTTCGGAATGATCGTAGTCACGCTAGGAAACCGCGGTGGAAATCCTGATCGTTCGAAGTGGTATCACAACTATGGATACGGAGACCTCAGGGACTACGGACTGGACGATAAGAAGGCCATTCTCGAACAACTCGCGGACCGGCACGACTTCATCGATCTCGATCGGGTCGGAATCTACGGGCACTCGGGCGGTGGATTCATGTCGACCGCGGCCATGCTCGTCTACCCGGAATTCTTCAAAGTCGCAGTCTCCTCCTCGGGGAATCACAACAACGACGTGTACAACCGTAACTGGTCCGAAACGCACCACGGCGTCAAAGAAATCATCGATGGTGAGGGCGAAGTCACTTTCGAGTTCGACATCGAGAAAAATTCGGACTTGGCCGCGAACCTGAAGGGCAACTTGCTGCTCACCACGGGTGACATCGACAACAACGTTCACCACGCCGGCACCTTCCGGATGGCGGAGGCTCTGATCCGCGCGAACAAGCGATTCGATTTCTTCGTCTTCCCGGGACAACGTCACGGGTACGGCGACATGGGCGACTATTGGTTCTGGCTCCGCGCGGAGTATTTCGTCGAACACTTGCTCGGCGCGGACGCGGACGAGGCGGACATCGTCCCGCTGCAGCTGGAGCGGCCGAGAACGAGGTAG
- a CDS encoding membrane dipeptidase — protein MSLDKNYDGYTSFSYLDAGTDYKAFDLADELERVPPYLLTLSGDQEARVRGLLESCLLVSMHEHLGVFPDRIEETPEYARLGRMSTAFKGLAASHWDAVFDNLMDGVCTIHSQSGWQWDDVLHDLGMRLCDLAHQDFLFHCLRIDDIQRAHDEGRMAWIATMEGAAMIEHDLDRIDILHGFGLRSLGITYSESNALGNGLKEDRDGGLTKFGKKAVERMNKVGLLIDCSHCGDQTTLDTVEWSEKPIVLSHIGAKALWDSNRLAPDNVLEAVAAKGGVIGIECAPHTTLTKNHRSHNLDAFMEHFEYVRDLVGIDHVGFGPDTVYGDHVGLHRTYAASLSLKESRGAGKPGQEYEEVEYVEGLENPTEGSKNILRWLVKNGYSDADIKKVMGTNALRVMSEAWS, from the coding sequence ATGAGCCTCGACAAAAACTACGACGGATACACGTCGTTTTCATACCTCGATGCCGGCACCGACTACAAGGCCTTCGACCTGGCCGACGAACTGGAACGCGTGCCGCCCTACTTGCTGACCCTTTCTGGTGACCAGGAGGCGAGGGTCAGAGGGCTGCTCGAGAGCTGCCTTCTCGTCTCGATGCATGAACATCTGGGCGTTTTTCCGGATCGCATCGAGGAGACCCCGGAGTACGCTCGCCTCGGTCGCATGAGCACCGCATTCAAGGGCCTCGCCGCATCCCATTGGGACGCGGTCTTCGACAATCTCATGGATGGTGTGTGCACGATTCACTCACAGTCAGGCTGGCAGTGGGACGATGTGCTCCACGATCTCGGCATGCGTCTGTGCGATCTGGCCCACCAGGATTTCCTTTTTCACTGTCTGCGCATTGATGACATCCAGCGAGCCCATGACGAGGGGCGCATGGCATGGATCGCCACCATGGAGGGCGCTGCGATGATCGAACACGATCTCGACCGCATCGATATCCTCCATGGCTTCGGACTCCGTTCTCTGGGAATCACCTACTCGGAATCCAATGCGCTCGGGAACGGTCTAAAGGAGGACCGAGACGGCGGTCTGACGAAATTTGGAAAGAAGGCTGTCGAGCGGATGAACAAGGTCGGCTTGCTCATTGATTGCTCGCACTGCGGCGACCAGACGACACTCGACACCGTCGAGTGGAGCGAGAAGCCGATTGTCCTGTCTCATATCGGCGCGAAGGCGCTCTGGGACTCCAACCGCCTGGCCCCGGACAACGTCCTTGAGGCGGTTGCCGCGAAGGGTGGTGTCATAGGAATCGAGTGCGCGCCGCACACTACGCTCACAAAGAATCATCGGTCCCATAATCTCGATGCCTTCATGGAGCACTTCGAGTACGTCAGGGACCTAGTGGGCATCGATCACGTTGGCTTCGGTCCGGACACAGTCTATGGAGATCACGTCGGCCTCCATAGAACCTATGCCGCAAGCCTTTCTCTGAAGGAGTCGCGCGGCGCAGGTAAGCCGGGCCAGGAGTACGAGGAGGTCGAATATGTGGAGGGACTCGAGAACCCCACTGAAGGCTCGAAGAACATTCTCCGTTGGCTCGTGAAAAACGGGTACTCGGACGCAGACATCAAAAAGGTCATGGGCACGAACGCGTTGCGTGTAATGAGTGAGGCTTGGTCCTGA
- a CDS encoding M28 family metallopeptidase, translating to MIHRTVFVLFFALIGVPTADANAQTIADEYRDVANQIIDAATGDHDAYARLTELTETFGPRVSGSVALERAIDWMLVEMEEDGLDNPRGDHVMVPHWVRGNESLEMILPWPRELPMLGLGGSVATPVGGILAEVLVVGSFEELTARADEAGGRIVLYNVPFTSYGQTVRYRSQGAIEAARVGAAASLVRSVTPYSQQTPHTGNSAYSDDVPKIPHAAITVEDSELLQRMQDRGERPELLLKMEARTLPDAPSRNVMAEIVGSEFPDEVIVFGGHIDSWDVGTGAMDDAGGVVAAWEAIRIMKELGLQPRRTIRAVGWTSEENGGPGGPKYAEDHADEYHVLAMESDGGVFKPSGFGFTGSDEAFAMIQDIATLLDRTESGTITRGGGGADIGPLMQTGVPGMGLSVDGSKYFWYHHTDADTVDKLDPDEVALCVATMAVIAYVVADMPQRLPR from the coding sequence ATGATTCACCGGACCGTTTTCGTTCTTTTTTTCGCACTCATCGGAGTGCCGACTGCTGATGCCAATGCGCAGACGATCGCCGACGAGTACCGAGACGTAGCAAATCAGATCATCGATGCCGCCACAGGTGACCACGATGCCTATGCGCGTCTTACCGAGTTGACGGAGACGTTCGGGCCGCGTGTCTCGGGCTCCGTCGCCTTGGAGCGCGCCATCGACTGGATGCTGGTCGAGATGGAGGAGGATGGCCTCGACAACCCTCGCGGTGACCATGTCATGGTGCCGCACTGGGTTCGCGGGAACGAGAGCCTCGAGATGATTCTGCCGTGGCCGCGGGAACTACCCATGCTGGGACTCGGAGGAAGCGTCGCGACGCCGGTCGGGGGGATTCTCGCTGAGGTGCTGGTCGTGGGGAGCTTCGAGGAGCTGACCGCCAGAGCCGACGAGGCGGGCGGGCGAATCGTCCTCTACAACGTGCCCTTCACGAGCTACGGTCAAACGGTCCGATATCGTTCCCAAGGGGCGATTGAGGCGGCGCGCGTTGGTGCAGCCGCGAGCCTCGTTCGTTCGGTCACGCCTTATTCCCAGCAGACACCCCATACGGGCAATAGCGCGTATTCGGACGACGTTCCGAAAATCCCCCACGCCGCGATCACCGTGGAGGACTCCGAGCTACTTCAGCGTATGCAGGATCGGGGTGAACGACCTGAACTCCTCCTCAAGATGGAGGCCCGCACACTACCGGATGCTCCGTCGCGGAATGTGATGGCGGAAATCGTGGGCAGCGAATTTCCAGACGAGGTCATCGTGTTCGGCGGTCACATCGATTCCTGGGACGTCGGAACCGGCGCGATGGATGACGCGGGCGGTGTGGTTGCCGCGTGGGAAGCCATTCGCATCATGAAGGAACTCGGCCTTCAGCCGCGCCGCACGATCCGGGCGGTTGGCTGGACGAGTGAGGAGAATGGCGGCCCGGGCGGCCCTAAGTATGCTGAGGACCACGCGGACGAGTATCACGTCCTGGCGATGGAGTCTGACGGAGGTGTGTTCAAGCCCAGCGGGTTTGGCTTCACTGGGTCGGACGAAGCGTTCGCGATGATCCAGGACATCGCCACACTGCTCGATCGGACAGAGTCGGGGACGATCACTCGCGGCGGGGGGGGGGCGGACATTGGGCCGCTCATGCAGACCGGAGTGCCAGGCATGGGACTCAGCGTCGATGGTTCGAAATACTTCTGGTACCACCACACGGACGCCGATACGGTCGATAAGCTCGACCCTGACGAAGTCGCACTCTGTGTCGCGACGATGGCCGTGATCGCGTATGTCGTGGCAGATATGCCGCAGCGGCTGCCGCGCTAG
- the fdhD gene encoding formate dehydrogenase accessory sulfurtransferase FdhD, whose product MIAPKGGARTTRVTRYRGTESKRERDALAVEEPLEIRVSWLEGGEKRIEPLAVTMRTPGNDFELVAGFLHGEGLITTTDQLHELSYCTGPEEQEYNVVEAKLAAGVAFDPESVKRNFYATSSCGVCGKASLDAVQARGCTLLAPGLTVDAALVPQLPDRLLEAQGVFERTGGIHAAGIFTRTGERLVVMEDVGRHNAVDKVIGHQFMQRALPASDDVLVVSGRASFEVVQKAVAAGLPILVAVGAPSSLAVDLARQFGQTLIGFARNGGFNVYTRPERVD is encoded by the coding sequence ATGATTGCCCCGAAGGGGGGCGCTCGGACCACGCGGGTCACTCGATATCGCGGCACCGAGTCGAAGCGGGAGCGCGATGCGCTCGCAGTGGAAGAGCCGCTGGAGATCCGTGTGTCTTGGCTCGAGGGGGGGGAGAAGCGGATCGAGCCGCTCGCGGTAACCATGCGGACCCCTGGAAACGATTTCGAACTGGTGGCCGGCTTCCTGCATGGCGAGGGACTCATTACCACCACCGATCAGTTGCATGAACTGTCCTACTGCACCGGGCCGGAAGAGCAGGAGTACAACGTCGTTGAGGCGAAGCTTGCCGCAGGGGTGGCGTTTGACCCTGAGTCCGTGAAACGGAATTTCTACGCAACTTCGAGCTGCGGTGTCTGCGGGAAGGCCTCGCTGGATGCTGTTCAGGCCCGTGGGTGTACGCTTCTGGCGCCGGGACTGACGGTCGACGCGGCACTCGTTCCCCAACTTCCGGACCGGCTGCTGGAGGCTCAGGGTGTCTTCGAGCGCACCGGCGGTATCCACGCGGCCGGTATCTTCACCCGAACGGGAGAACGTCTGGTCGTGATGGAGGACGTGGGGCGGCACAACGCCGTGGACAAGGTGATCGGCCATCAGTTCATGCAGCGGGCGCTACCGGCCTCTGATGATGTCCTGGTGGTGAGTGGTCGCGCGTCGTTCGAAGTTGTGCAGAAGGCGGTGGCCGCCGGGCTGCCTATACTCGTCGCGGTCGGTGCCCCGTCCAGCCTCGCGGTGGACCTCGCTCGCCAGTTCGGTCAGACTCTGATCGGCTTCGCACGCAACGGCGGCTTTAACGTCTATACCCGACCTGAGCGGGTCGACTGA
- a CDS encoding molybdenum cofactor guanylyltransferase, producing MALKVLGAVLAGGTSRRMGRDKASAVLGGVSMLERTVDTLAEICEDVVVVSSREETPTGAWDVIGDLRPGAGPLAGLEAALSYGAREGYHAVFVLACDLPLVGVALVREVLRVRQLKESLDTAAGAWAAAASRDGVPDFEPLCAAYSITCLPIAAALLDRGEGAARALFEAVDGTRVVLSDSEVDGAEDVPALLNVNTEDDLRRAEAGLSKR from the coding sequence GTGGCCCTGAAGGTTCTGGGAGCCGTCTTGGCGGGTGGGACCAGTCGTCGCATGGGACGGGACAAGGCATCGGCGGTGCTGGGAGGTGTTTCGATGCTTGAACGGACCGTCGACACGCTTGCCGAAATTTGCGAGGACGTTGTCGTGGTCTCGTCCCGCGAAGAAACCCCGACTGGTGCCTGGGATGTGATCGGCGACCTGCGGCCTGGCGCAGGCCCCTTGGCGGGGCTCGAGGCAGCGCTCTCCTACGGGGCCCGAGAAGGATACCATGCCGTTTTTGTTCTCGCCTGCGACTTACCACTGGTAGGTGTAGCTCTTGTCCGTGAGGTACTTCGGGTCAGGCAGTTGAAAGAGAGCCTGGATACGGCTGCCGGGGCTTGGGCTGCGGCAGCGTCTCGTGACGGGGTGCCAGATTTCGAGCCGCTGTGTGCTGCGTACAGCATCACGTGCCTCCCGATCGCTGCGGCGCTGCTCGACCGTGGGGAGGGGGCCGCTCGGGCCCTGTTCGAGGCGGTGGATGGGACCCGCGTCGTGCTCAGTGACAGCGAAGTCGACGGCGCGGAAGATGTGCCTGCGCTGTTGAACGTCAACACGGAAGACGACCTCCGCCGGGCTGAGGCAGGTTTGAGCAAGCGATGA
- a CDS encoding c-type cytochrome: MKLSKAVLSLLFIVVLPACASSGATEPAPARAGGVSAMPEAPAETHAATAQPASAEVASFSAAQADRGRDTFRATCTECHYSSEFSDSQFKFKWSRRSAGNLYQMIQTQMPETAPGSLSSEEAVDLVSYILRMNGFEPGSAELSSERAVLNAVSLASIRN, encoded by the coding sequence ATGAAGCTTTCAAAAGCCGTCCTCTCATTGCTGTTCATCGTTGTCCTGCCTGCGTGTGCATCCTCCGGTGCCACGGAGCCGGCTCCCGCGCGCGCTGGCGGCGTGTCGGCCATGCCGGAGGCGCCGGCAGAGACCCACGCGGCGACGGCTCAACCGGCTTCTGCCGAGGTCGCGAGTTTCAGCGCCGCCCAGGCTGATCGGGGGCGGGACACCTTCCGTGCGACGTGCACCGAGTGCCACTACTCGAGCGAATTCTCAGACTCTCAGTTCAAGTTCAAGTGGAGTCGCCGGAGCGCGGGGAATCTCTACCAGATGATCCAGACACAGATGCCGGAAACGGCTCCCGGATCGTTGTCTTCGGAAGAGGCTGTCGACCTGGTGTCGTACATTCTTCGCATGAACGGATTTGAACCGGGATCCGCCGAATTGTCGTCAGAGCGCGCCGTCCTCAATGCCGTCAGCCTTGCATCGATCCGGAACTAA